A single window of Chitinophaga sp. XS-30 DNA harbors:
- a CDS encoding polyprenol monophosphomannose synthase yields MEKLVIIPTYNEKDNIRQIIDAVFSLQQGFHILIVDDGSPDGTGDIVRELQAKHPGELFLEERKGKLGLGTAYIHGFKWALAREYQYITEMDADFSHNPKDLIRLHNACAQDGADVAVGSRYVSGGNTENWPWDRAVLSYGASIYVRLITWIPVKDATAGFVCYKRHVLEKIDLDAIQFVGYAFQIEMKFTAWKLGFRIAEVPITFIDRKEGYSKMSKGIVKEGILGVLKIQWQSLAGGKKQRKASAN; encoded by the coding sequence TTGGAAAAATTAGTGATCATACCCACTTACAATGAGAAAGACAATATCCGTCAGATCATTGATGCGGTCTTTTCCTTGCAGCAGGGTTTCCATATCCTCATTGTAGATGACGGTTCCCCGGATGGCACCGGCGATATCGTGCGCGAACTGCAGGCTAAGCATCCCGGAGAGCTCTTCCTCGAAGAACGCAAAGGGAAACTGGGACTGGGCACCGCCTATATCCACGGTTTCAAATGGGCGCTGGCAAGGGAATATCAGTATATCACGGAAATGGATGCGGACTTCTCCCACAACCCGAAAGACCTCATCCGCCTGCATAACGCCTGTGCGCAGGACGGCGCGGATGTTGCCGTAGGCTCCCGGTACGTGAGCGGCGGCAATACAGAGAACTGGCCATGGGACAGGGCCGTGCTTTCCTACGGTGCTTCCATCTACGTGCGGCTGATCACCTGGATTCCCGTAAAAGATGCTACCGCAGGATTTGTCTGTTACAAACGTCATGTGCTGGAAAAGATCGATCTGGATGCGATACAGTTCGTAGGATATGCCTTCCAGATAGAAATGAAATTCACTGCCTGGAAGCTGGGCTTCCGGATCGCTGAAGTGCCCATCACATTCATAGACCGTAAAGAAGGTTACTCCAAAATGAGCAAAGGCATCGTGAAAGAAGGCATCCTGGGCGTGCTGAAGATACAATGGCAAAGCCTGGCAGGAGGCAAAAAGCAACGAAAGGCCTCCGCAAACTGA
- a CDS encoding 3'-5' exonuclease has protein sequence MSALQLTRPLAFIDLETTGTNVATDRIIEIAIIKVMPDRSVQTKVKRINPGIPIPAATTAIHGITDDDVKDQPLFKQVSNELKQFMEQCDIAGYNSNRFDIPMLVEEFLRAGQTFEVDSRRFVDVQKIFHLMEKRTLGAAYKFYCDKDLVNAHSAEADAMATFEILEAQLTRYETLLKPDVDALATFTKEDDYVDFARRIIMQNGVEMFNFGKYKGRAVRDVLKSEPQYYDWMMKADFPLNTKQKLSEIYHSMMLKKS, from the coding sequence ATGTCTGCATTACAACTTACACGCCCATTGGCTTTTATTGATCTGGAAACGACCGGCACCAATGTGGCGACAGATCGCATCATTGAAATTGCAATCATCAAGGTAATGCCGGACCGTTCCGTGCAGACAAAGGTGAAACGCATCAATCCCGGCATACCCATTCCCGCTGCTACCACCGCCATTCATGGCATCACCGATGATGATGTGAAAGACCAGCCCCTCTTCAAACAGGTCTCCAACGAGCTGAAACAGTTCATGGAACAATGCGATATTGCCGGCTACAACTCCAATCGCTTCGATATCCCCATGCTGGTGGAAGAATTCCTCCGCGCCGGCCAGACCTTTGAAGTGGACAGCCGCCGCTTCGTTGATGTGCAAAAGATCTTCCACCTGATGGAAAAACGTACGCTCGGCGCGGCTTACAAATTCTATTGCGATAAGGACCTCGTTAATGCACATAGCGCCGAAGCGGATGCCATGGCTACCTTCGAGATACTGGAAGCCCAGCTGACCCGTTATGAAACCTTGCTGAAACCCGACGTAGATGCCCTGGCCACCTTCACCAAAGAAGACGATTATGTGGATTTTGCCCGCCGCATCATCATGCAGAATGGTGTGGAAATGTTCAACTTCGGCAAATACAAAGGCCGCGCAGTAAGGGATGTGCTGAAATCGGAACCGCAGTACTACGACTGGATGATGAAGGCCGATTTTCCGCTCAACACCAAACAAAAACTATCGGAGATCTACCACAGTATGATGCTCAAAAAATCATAA
- the murC gene encoding UDP-N-acetylmuramate--L-alanine ligase, whose product MAKVHFIAIGGSVMHQLAIALRNKGYTVSGSDDEIFEPARSNLAAAGVLPADMGWDPARITPDLDAVILGMHARADNPELQQAQSLGLRIYSFPEYIYQESRDKTRVAIGGSHGKTTITAMIMHVLQQCHRRFDYLVGARLEGFAQSVNVTDAPLIVCEADEYPASVLEKRPKFHFLHPQIAVLSGIAWDHINVFPTFENYLEQFAIFIRTMEPGGKLIYNHTDTALRDLVAKEAGHLDCIPYEVPEHTIINGHTRVRFGNASTDLMVFGAHNLLNIHAALHVCRTLGIGDIDFLAAIATFKGAAKRMELVARNEQTAIYRDFAHAPSKVKATIQALRNQYPDRKLIAVLELHTYSSLNAGFMVQYAGALDPADVAAVFYSGHALEIKRMPYLEPEVIREGFARKDLTVLTEKKKLEQFLDKQDLHNTNLLMMSSGDYEGLDFGGLKKYLSV is encoded by the coding sequence ATGGCAAAGGTACATTTTATAGCGATAGGCGGCAGTGTCATGCACCAGCTGGCCATCGCCCTCAGGAACAAGGGTTATACGGTCAGCGGCAGTGATGACGAGATATTCGAGCCCGCCCGCTCCAACCTCGCGGCAGCGGGTGTTTTGCCGGCGGATATGGGCTGGGACCCCGCGCGCATCACGCCTGACCTCGATGCTGTGATCCTGGGCATGCATGCCCGGGCAGACAATCCGGAACTGCAGCAAGCCCAATCCCTCGGCCTCAGGATCTACTCCTTCCCGGAATATATCTACCAGGAAAGCCGGGATAAAACCCGCGTCGCTATCGGAGGAAGCCACGGTAAAACAACCATTACCGCCATGATCATGCACGTTCTGCAGCAATGCCACCGCCGGTTCGATTACCTGGTGGGCGCCCGGCTGGAAGGCTTTGCACAGTCCGTAAACGTCACCGATGCCCCGCTCATTGTATGTGAAGCGGATGAATATCCGGCCTCCGTACTGGAAAAAAGGCCCAAATTCCACTTTCTGCATCCGCAGATCGCCGTACTGAGCGGCATCGCCTGGGACCACATCAACGTATTCCCCACTTTTGAGAATTACCTGGAACAGTTTGCCATTTTTATCCGTACCATGGAACCGGGCGGCAAGCTGATCTACAACCATACAGATACGGCCCTCCGGGACCTAGTGGCCAAAGAGGCGGGCCACCTGGACTGCATTCCCTATGAAGTGCCGGAACATACCATCATCAACGGCCATACCCGCGTTCGCTTCGGCAATGCCTCCACAGACCTGATGGTCTTCGGAGCGCATAACCTGCTGAACATCCATGCCGCGCTGCATGTTTGCCGCACGCTGGGCATCGGTGACATCGATTTTCTGGCAGCAATAGCTACCTTTAAGGGCGCCGCCAAAAGAATGGAACTGGTGGCCAGGAACGAACAAACAGCCATATACCGCGATTTTGCCCATGCTCCGTCCAAAGTGAAAGCTACCATACAGGCGCTGAGGAACCAGTATCCGGACCGGAAGCTGATTGCCGTACTGGAACTGCATACCTACAGCAGCCTGAATGCCGGTTTTATGGTGCAATACGCCGGCGCACTCGATCCCGCCGATGTGGCGGCCGTTTTCTACAGCGGCCATGCCCTGGAGATCAAACGTATGCCTTACCTTGAGCCCGAAGTGATCAGGGAAGGCTTCGCCCGGAAAGATCTGACGGTGCTGACGGAAAAGAAAAAACTCGAACAGTTCCTGGATAAACAGGATCTCCACAATACCAACCTCCTGATGATGAGCTCCGGCGATTACGAAGGGCTGGATTTCGGTGGTCTGAAAAAATATTTATCGGTATAG
- the ytxJ gene encoding bacillithiol system redox-active protein YtxJ, which yields MTWIDLESEAQLKLIQSRSFDHPVVIFKHSTRCGTSSMVKSRLDRSALPEGYEFYYLDLIRYRSVSNQVAELFEVEHASPQVLLIRNGECVYDESHMAIRMEELVEQQ from the coding sequence ATGACGTGGATTGATCTGGAAAGTGAAGCGCAATTGAAGTTGATACAGTCCCGTTCGTTTGATCATCCGGTAGTGATCTTCAAGCACAGTACCCGTTGCGGGACCAGCAGTATGGTAAAGTCCAGGCTGGACCGTTCCGCATTACCGGAGGGATATGAATTTTATTATCTCGACCTGATCCGTTACCGGTCAGTCAGCAACCAGGTAGCCGAGCTGTTTGAAGTGGAGCATGCATCGCCGCAGGTGCTGTTGATCCGTAACGGTGAATGTGTGTATGACGAGAGCCATATGGCTATCAGGATGGAGGAGCTGGTGGAGCAGCAGTAA